A single region of the Arthrobacter sp. V1I7 genome encodes:
- a CDS encoding DUF4190 domain-containing protein, producing the protein MAAQNVQMRQGTRYNRLAIASLVLAGVAMLGNVLVGAGVLAVFAVGAGHVSLAQIQRRGERGRGLAISALAIGYAIALLALFSTLYFAATFAMQQGQ; encoded by the coding sequence ATGGCAGCGCAGAACGTACAAATGCGCCAGGGCACGCGCTACAACCGTCTGGCAATCGCATCCTTGGTTTTGGCCGGAGTCGCCATGCTGGGAAACGTCCTCGTGGGCGCTGGCGTCCTTGCGGTCTTCGCCGTCGGCGCCGGGCACGTATCCCTTGCCCAGATCCAGCGGCGGGGAGAGCGCGGCCGCGGGCTGGCAATCTCCGCCCTCGCCATCGGGTACGCGATCGCCCTCTTGGCCCTCTTCTCCACGCTCTACTTCGCGGCGACCTTCGCCATGCAGCAGGGGCAGTAG